A window of Lonchura striata isolate bLonStr1 chromosome 2, bLonStr1.mat, whole genome shotgun sequence genomic DNA:
ATGATGTTTTTCCAAGACATAACAATTTAAAATGCCCAGCTCTATGTGTCTTTTACATATAGGTTTATTGTCACATGGTTATTTTAAGTCTTTATCGGAGACATGCTGTAAGAAAGATGAAAAACTACTGACTACCTACTTACAATTTCATCATAAACATTTTCAGAGAATATATGCACCACCAAACTGGCATGTACAAAATTACCATATTAAATTATAAATGCTTTTCACCTTACTGGGTGCCTTGGAAAATTAGATATAAAGactttaattattttccaaagTAATTCAGAGGTGTTTGTGGGTTCTAACAGAAAAGAGATTAGCTGAAATGATAGAGAAAATTCTCTTAGAAAGTTGTTAGAGGTCTTAAAATACACTTGTTTCTTCCAAAGGATTGCTTAGAAATTAGtgacataattaaaaataaagtccAAACCCTGACAATTTTGGCCATATAGCTATAGCAAAACAGGGAATCCAGTTTTTTTGTAGGATACAAATGTTTATTTGTAGGATATTGGCATGCAAACTAATTGAAGGCTGCAGAAAACACAGGTTGCTAAGCATTACAAATGTAATTGACATAATTAAGAATTCAGAACTCTGGTTATTTTATCTGATGCAATATCAGCTATTCAGCATGTTAGTAAAAATtgtgaataaatatttatataattgtgcatgcaaatacaaaaaaaaaaaaaccaacctgtTAGCAGTTAGCACTTGTTTATTCTCTGTGTCCAGAATTCATATACATTTGTACCTACTTAATATGGCAAGACAGGatgccctcctgcagtgccaggtaACATCTGGTCTCTGCCTTCACTTTCTGCAGAATTTAAATGTGAAACCTTCCTTTCAAGGATTCTGGGCAGGTGGGAGATACTGAAAATTGATCTGAatttaatgacatttttaatCGGAgtgttttttaaatgcattataTAGATGGGTGCATATAAAATATTGATGTATAGGAAAACACAGTACAGGCAGGTGAGTAAATATCTCTCTCCACAGTCAGAGACAATGCAGACAGTGCTGGGTTTAAATTCCTTCAGCTTTCAATATTGAGCTGTATCACATACCTTTCTTGTGATTTGCTTCAACACGGAACTTCACAAGCACCAAATTATCTGCATGTCCAAGTTACTCCAAAGTTTCGGCTTCTGTTTTGCAGTTTTTCATCTGTATGGAAAGGGAGTAGCACTCCTGTGCCTTGTGGAGTGCAAGCTTGATACTGTAATGACGGAGCTGTGAAATTACCAAGGACAGCCTGTGTatgagcagccctgggcagggggaggagggacagACACTTATGACTTCTAAGTGCCTTCTTTTTCTTACCAGCTTCCTGAATAAGTATCAAATGGGGACTAAAATAGGAGGTGGGATTAAAGTAATGGGCTGGGAATGGCTCCCGTGGCATTGGACCCTGCTGGGAATCCCCAGGAGCCCAGTGACAGTGACTGCATCTGCACACCCCTGGTGCACTGCCTGCTGCTTATCTGAACGTGCTGATTTATCTTTTCTCTTTGTAGGTATTTTTATGGTGCTTTCTCTCCTGTCGATCGTTTACGGCGCCTTACGCTGCAACATCCTGGCCATTAAGATAAAGTATGATGATTACAATATCCGTGTGAAGCCTGCTGCCTACCTCTGCATATTCATGTGGAGGAGCTTTGAGATCGCCACGCGGGTCACGGTCTTGGTGCTTTTTGGTTCAGTCCTTCGAATCTGGGTTTTCCTTGTGGTGCTACTGAATTTCTTAGGGTTCTTCCTCTTCCCATGGATTCTCTTCTGGCTTAGCAAGTCGCCATTTCCTGAGAACATAGAGAAGGAATTGAGCAGGGTGGGCACTACCATCGTCCTGTGCCTTCTCACGTTCCTGTATGCTGGCATTAACATGTTCTGCTGGTCAGCAGTGCAGGTGGAGCTCAGTGACCCTGACTTGATCAGCAAATCCCAGAACTGGTACTGCATGACCGTGTACTACATCGTGCGGCTGATGGAGAACGCCTTCCTCCTGCTGATGTGGTACATTTACAGAACAGACTTCTACCTCTATGTCTGTGCCCCAATGttgttcctgcagctcttgATAGGTTACTGCATGGGCGTCTTCTTCATGTTGGTGTTCTACCAGTACTGTCACCCGTGCAAAAAACTTTTCTCCTCCAGCATTACCGAAGCTTTTCTGTCCTGTTTCAAGATCCTCTACTTTATTTGCCAGCATCACAAATCCACTCTACTTACCGGCAAGGTGATGATGAAATCTCCTGAAAATACTGATGAAGCACGGGGCAGTAGCAAGACAATAGATTCTCAAAACAGGAGTATTCATCAAAGTGTTTCTTCCAATGCCTAGTACAACTGGAAGCAAGTAGGTGCCTTTGGAAGGTGGCAGATCACCTGCTGGGAGCATTGTGTATCTTAGACATTGTGTCTTGTGGGTAGAATTTCTTTCTTGCAGATGTAGCACTGCATGATGACTGACATGCCTGTTTTTGTGGAGAGCAGTGTATTTGTGTTTGTGTACGGAGAGCAATTGTTGTTTGTAGATTTCTATTTCAGAGCATTTTTGCACATAGGTTTATTGtcaaatgcttattttatgtCATTATCAGAGACATCATTCAGAAACTGTCCTGATGCTCACCTTACTCAGGAAGTCTGAGGATGGAAGGCaatgaattttatttcacaTAGGATGTCCCATGGCATGCCACCCTAAGCACAGAAGCAGAGCTTACACCTGGACTGTGTATGGATTGTAGCTGTGGTCTGCTTTGATCAAATTGCAGACTATTTTACACTCTAATCAGTGTAATAAGGTAATACTCTCAGTGGTAGAAGAATTGGACTTGAAGGATGCACTGTAGTCCGGGTTGCCATGAAACAGCCAATTAGCCAGCACTGACACAGAAGTGTGACTGTTACTGAGGATGGGAAGAGGGATTATTGGCTTTGCACTGTTTCACCCTTCATGTTTACTGCTTGTTAGCAAGGGAATTAAATTTAACATATTAATTGATGTTCTGGAATagctcatttttctttcattatcaTTTCTTTAATACTTTGTGATGTTCTGGTGTCAGGTAGTGTTTGCTTTGTATAAATACCTAGAGGCTGGGCAGACAGTGTGTACCAGTCATGTAGGTGCTCTCCAGTGCACATGTCCGGGGAGTGACTCACCCCATCTCAAAATGTAGGTGATACAAATCACTCTCTGGAGACCTGTTACTCAGTGTTAACCAGATGCCTTCACAATTAGTTCTGACTATCCATCTGACTTTTAGATGTCTGAAGTTAGAGAGATGAGCACTACCCTGATCATCAGGGGTTTGGTAGTGCACCACGTAGGCAGGTCATTGACTTTTCATACTAGGATAGAAGACATTGATTCCTTCTTTTTGAGCTGTGATTTGTTATGATTAGTTTAATATAATTAATTCAAAACCCTCTGACTTCTTTACCTCAGAAGTTTCACAACCCTGATACTGAAGTgtgaaagagaaaatggaagTAATTGATTTTTGTTCTCAGCAATACATCaccataaataaaaatgtttctttcttttgcaaGTTTCTGAGAAACTTTAGCAGATGAACATACAAGAATTTAGTGAAAATACACAGACCCACTTGTATTTTCACAAATTAAGTGAAAGCTTTTGCACTTTGTTTGTTTAGCTCCTTCCTAACATTTCTTTTGAATGTTACACATAATGGCTGCTCGTGGAAGCAAATAATTGATGACCAAAGCATCTCCCAGTGCTTGAAGCTTAGCCTCCATTCTGTCATCATGCAGGATGTGAAGCTCTTAATAGGGGTGACATCAGCATAATTGTTTTAGAAGCGTCTCAAACTCAGGTCTGGCATAATTTATAATGAAATATgtcacctgcagtgctgcaaagacatgacattttatttttttctttactacaGTGTAAATGAATGTCTtcatatttcagtttttttatggagttatgttttcattttgcttaATATATGTCTGTGTAGGATATGTGTATGTAGGTGTCATTAAATTATTGGTGGGTGGTAATGGGATTTTTGGCCTGATTTTGCTGTGGGAATGTATCTCATATCAGGGGAAGACACCAAACACCTCCATTCTAATTTCTCTGAGGAGAGGAGAATAGAATAGTGAAGTGACTCCTTAAAGACACAGCTGTGTTTCTCTGTACCTTTATATGTAAAAGTACAGTATAGGatttctctgtgctttcctaGTTGTAAAAGACTATTGCTTTATGTTCTTCAGTAGTGAGTTAAGGAGCAAGGGA
This region includes:
- the XK gene encoding endoplasmic reticulum membrane adapter protein XK — protein: MKFPGSVLISLVLFMSETAAALCLSAGYRNTGDSMWQTLTLIFALVPCALVQLSLVFIHRDASRDRPLVLLLHLLQLGPLVRCVEAFYIYFRAGRVEDPYVSITKKRQMPKDGYSEEIEKEVGQAEGKLCTHRSAFSRASVIQAFLGSAPQLTLQLYICVLQQEITVARSIFMVLSLLSIVYGALRCNILAIKIKYDDYNIRVKPAAYLCIFMWRSFEIATRVTVLVLFGSVLRIWVFLVVLLNFLGFFLFPWILFWLSKSPFPENIEKELSRVGTTIVLCLLTFLYAGINMFCWSAVQVELSDPDLISKSQNWYCMTVYYIVRLMENAFLLLMWYIYRTDFYLYVCAPMLFLQLLIGYCMGVFFMLVFYQYCHPCKKLFSSSITEAFLSCFKILYFICQHHKSTLLTGKVMMKSPENTDEARGSSKTIDSQNRSIHQSVSSNA